The nucleotide window TCGGCGCACCAGCCATTCGAGCACTTCCCGCCGATCATCAAGGAAGCGGTGCGCGAGGTAGGCGCGGTGGCGCAGTTCGCCGGCGGCGTGCCAGCCATGTGCGACGGCGTGACCCAGGGCCAGCCGGGCATGGAGCTGTCGCTGTTCTCGCGCGATGCGATCGCCATGAGCACGGCGATCGCCATGTCGCACAATATGTTCGACTCGGCCGTGTACCTGGGCGTGTGCGACAAGATCGTGCCGGGCCTGGTGATCGGCGCGCTGCACTTCGGCCACCTGCCGGCCGTGTTCGTACCGGCCGGCCCGATGACGTCCGGCCTGTCGAACAAGGAAAAGGCGGCGATCCGCCAGCGCTATGCGCAAGGCAAGGCCACCCGCGAGGAATTGCTGGAAGGCGAGTCGCAGTCGTACCACGGCCCCGGCACCTGTACTTTCTACGGTACCGCTAACAGCAACCAGATGCTGATGGAAGTGATGGGCCTGCACCTGCCGGGCGCCGCCTTTATCACGCCGTACACGGAACTGCGCGACCAGCTCACCGCCGCGGCGGCGCAGCGCGCGGCGCAGATCACGGAACTGGGCAACGAGTACATCCCGGTCGGCCACGTGGTCGATGAAAAGTCGATCGTCAACGCGATCGTGGCGCTGCTGGCCACCGGCGGTTCCACCAACCACACGCTGCACCTGCCGGCGATCGCCCGCGCGGCCGGCATCCTGATCGACTGGGACGATTTCAACGACCTGTCCGCCGTGGTGCCGCTGCTGGCGCGCATCTACCCGAACGGCGAAGCCGACGTGAACCACTTCCACGCGGCCGGTGGCACCGGTTTCATCATCCGCGAACTGCTCGACGCCGGCCTGCTGCACGACGACGTCACCACCATCCTCGGCAAGGGCCTGCGCAACCACTGTAAAGAGCCGTTCCTGGCCGAAGGCGGCAAGGGCGTGGTGTTCCGCGATTCGCCGCTGGTCTCGGGCGACGACAAGGTGGTGCGCACCGCCGCCGAGCCATTCTCGAAGGATGGCGGCATGGTCAAGGTGGAGGGCAACCTGGGCCGCGCGATCATGAAGGTGTCGGCCGTGAAGGTCGAGCACCGCACCGTGGAAGCGCCGGCGATCGTGTTCAATTCGCAGGAAGATTTCATGGCCGACTACAAGGCCGGCAAGCTCGATCGCGACTTCGTGGCCGTGATCCGATTCCAGGGCCCGCGCGCCAACGGCATGCCTGAACTGCACTCGCTGACGCCGGCGCTGGCCAACCTGCAGGATGCCGGCCGCAAGGTGGCGCTGGTGACCGATGGCCGCATGTCCGGCGCGTCCGGCAAGGTGCCGGCGGCGATCCACGTGTCGCCCGAAGTGCTGGCCGGCGGCCCGCTGGGCCTGGTGCGCGACGGCGACATCATCACCGTCGACGCGGTCACCGGCACGCTGGAAGCGAACGTGCCCGCCGATGTCTGGCATTCGCGCGCGCTGGCCCAGGCCGACCTGACGCCGAGCCATATCGGCATGGGTCGCGAACTGTTCGCCATGTTCCGCAACAGCGTGTCGGCCGCGGAGGCGGGCGCCGCCACGTTCCCGCTGCCGTCGCCGATCGATACCACCGTCGAGCTGCACGGCGGTGACGACGTGGGCAATACCGTGCCCGGTTCCGATGAAGATTTCCTTGCCAAGAAAGCGTAAATGACCATGAACCTGCTCGACATTATGCGTACCTCGGCCGTGATCCCCGTGATCGCGATCGACGATCCCGACCACGCCGTCCCCCTGGCCAAGGCGCTGGTCGCCGGCGGCATCCGGGTGCTGGAAGTCACGCTGCGCACGCAGCACGGCCTGGCCGCGATCCGCGCCATGAGCGAAGTCGAAGGCGCGATCGTCGGCGTCGGCACGCTGACGCAGCCGGAAGAATTCGCCGCCGCGCGCGATGCCGGCGCCGTGTTCGGCGTGTCGCCGGGCTTGACCGATGCGCTGATCGGCGCCGCGAAATCGTCCGGCCTGCCACTGCTGCCGGGCGTGATGACGCCATCCGAAGTGATGAAGGCGCGCGAACAGGGCTTCAGGCAATTGAAGCTGTTCCCGGCGGTGCCGGCGGGTGGCGTGGGCATGCTGAACGGCATCGGCGGCCCGCTGCCGGACATCACGTTCTGTCCCACCGGCGGCATTTCGCAGGAAAACGCGCCGGCCTTCCTGGCGCTGAAGAACGTGGCGTGCGTGGGCGGTTCCTGGCTGACGCCGAAGGATGCGATGCAGGCGGGCGACTGGGCCCACATCACGGCCCTGGCCAAGGCGGCCAGTGCACTGCGCGGCTGATCGCCACACGATGCGAAAAACAACGGCGCCGGCAGGCGCCGTTTTTACATCTGGCGTATTGGTACGCCGCCGTGGCACGCTTAGAATCTGCTACAGCCGCTTAACCTGGAGACCTCGATGACCGACCACCGCGACCTGCCCAATCCCGCATTCACTCCCGGCGGCATTCCCGCTCCCGGCTGGCGTTCCAGCACCGCGTTGCTGGTGGCGGCCGTGGCGGCCGCGGCATTGGTGGTGCTGGCGCTGTTCTTCTGGCGCCAGCAGTCCGACCCGGCCTTCGCGCCCGGAGCGCTGGGCGTGCGCTACGGCGTGCAGCTGCAGAACGGGCAGATGTTCTATGGCCTGCTGCGCGAAGTGGGGCCGCGCCACCTCCAGCTCGACGACGTGTATTACGTGCAGACCTTCACGGCACCGGACGGCCGCCAGGGCAACCGGGTGGTGAGCCGCCAGAAGAACGACTGGCACGGTCCGCAGTCGATGACGATCCCGCTCGACAAGGTGATGACGATCGAGCAGGTGGGGGGCGCATCGCAGCTGGCGAAACTGATCGAGCAGGACAAGGCGGCGCGCTGATGCCGCAACCGGAGCGCGAAGCGGCTCCTGTTTTGCAAGTCTTATTATTCAATTGACTATATAAAAAGGCAATGTAGACTGGCGTCGGTCGCCGCTGTGTCCGTCGCGGCGAACCCGCGCCATCGCGCGGCCGCCGTGCGGACAAACTTCCCCGAAAGGACAGTCGTGCGCGTTCCTCCCCGTCTCATTCCCCTCATGCTGGCGCTTGCCGTCAGCCAGGCTTATGCCGCTCCCACCGTGACGGGAGCCGCCGGTGCCGACGGCACGCACGCTTCATTGCCGGGAACGGCTGGTAGTGCCGCTGGCCATGGCGAGGACGCCACCGCCACCGCCGGCGCGGGCGATCCCGGTGCCGTCGCCACGGGCGGGCAAGGTGGGCGCGGCGGTGATGGCGCGGCGGGCGCTCCTGGCCAGGCCGGCGGGAAGGGCGGCAACGGCGGCCATGGCGGCCATGCCACGGCAAGTCATGCCGTGCAATCGTCGGCCGCGCAACTGCTTGCGTCGGCGCTCGCGGCAGCGGGACGGGGCGGCGACCCGGGCATTCCCGGCGAAGGCGGTGCCGGCGCCGCCAGGGGACCGCAAGGAACCGGCGGACGCGGCGGCAACGCCACGGCCAGCGTCACCGCGACGGGTTCAGGGACGATCACCGCCACGTCGGCCGCCACTGGCGGAACCAGTGGCTATCTGGCTCCCATCGGCGCCGGCGAGCGCTTTGGCTCGGCCATCGCCAATACGACCGTCGATGGCGGCAGCAGCGCGACCGTGACGGCTGACGCCGACGCGACAGCAGGGGCGCAAGGCGGTGGCAATGCGGCCGCAACGCTGCACGCGACCGGCTATCAGCTCAGTCTCGGCAGCAAGGTGACGGGCGGCAGCGGTGCCTATCACAATGGCCTGACAGGCCTGGGCGGCAACGATGGCGGCAGCGCCACCGGCAAGATCAGCGGAACGGCGGGGCTGGGCGGCGCCTCGGCATTGTTGACACTCGAAGGCGGCGCCGGGGGAAGCGGCGCCAACGGCGCCGATGTCGTGGCTCGTAATCCATTCGACGTGACCACCACCGGCCGCCTGAGCCTGTCTCTTTCCGGGAAAGGCGGCGACGCCGGCTCGGCCAACCCCGGCGCGACGGGCGGGCGAGCCGGCAATGCCGACCTCGAACTGGTGCTCGACGACCCGAGCGCCTCGTCGCTTGCCATGCGGGTGCGCGCGACGGGCGGCGCAGGTTCCCTTGCTTCGACGACGGATAGCGGCCAGGCCACACGCGGCGGCCACGCGTCGGCAAAACTGCAGGGTACGACGAAGGGGGAAATCGAGCTGGTGGCCAACGCCACCGGCGGCGCGGGCGGTGCCTCACGCAGTGGCGCGGCCGGAAACGGTGGCGATGCACTGGCTGCCGCTTCCGGCACCACGCACCTTCCGCCACGTTGGGGCAGCAGATACCCGGGCGATGTGTCGGCCGTTGCGGTGGGAGGCGCCGGCGGAATCTCCTGGAGCGACGGCGTGCGCGCCGGCGACGGCGGCACCGCGCAAGCATCCGCCTCGGTGCATTCCAGGACAGTCTACGAATTCGACCTCACCGAGGCGAGGGCGCTGGCGACCGGTGGCGCGGGAGGCAAGGCCACCACCCTGGGCGGCATCGCCGGCAACGGCGGTGCGGTCAGCCTGGTCGACAGCGTCGGCGGCTCCGCGGCCAGCAGGCTGGAGTTACGGCAGGAAGCGTACGGCGGCGCCGGCGGCCTCCACACGGGCGGGGGTGTCGGCGGCAGCGGCGGCGCCGCGTTGTCGCAACTGACGCTGGCCGATGCCGTGACGCCTGCCCTGACCGTGGACGTGCTGGCCCACGGCGGCCACGGCGCGGGCGGCAACGGCGGCGGCGCCCAGGCCATCCTGGAACTGGCATCGACCAGCATTGGCGCGGCCGTACGGGGAAATACGCACGCAAAGGGCGGCGATGCGGGCATGCGGGCGCTGGCCGGAGACGCGCTGGCACGGTCGACCGTGCGTGCCGCGGGCCAGGCGGAGAGCAGGGCGTACGCGCTGGCGGGGGAGACCTGGAATCCCGGCGCCCAGTCGGCTGCGACGGCATTCTCCCGCGCGGAAGCCGGCGGGGCCGCCACGGCATTGGCCGACGCTGATGCTGAAACGGAACCAAGCAATCCCGGCATCGCGCGGGCGCGCGCCGAGTCCATCTCCACCGGCGGATCGAGCACGGCGTTCGCGAAAGGCCGCGGCCGCATCTTCGATATCTCTGCGCATTCGCAGGCAAGCGGCAGCGCCGCCAGCCGCGCGACAGTGGAAGGGAGCCGGGGTGACGCGACTGCCCTGGCCACCAGTACCTCGACCGGGTCCGGCATGCGGGTGGAGACGACCGCCGGTGCCAAGTTCGCATCGCGCGGATACTTCGGGTTCGAGGCAAGGACCAGCATCGGCAGCACCGTCGCTGGCCAGGCCTATCACACCGGTTCCTTCGCCAACGCGCTGCCGGTCGGCGCCGTGATTCCCGCCGGCGCGCCCACCGTTGCCGCTGCGCTGGAGGGGCAGCCGATCGCCGCGGTCGGACGCATGCTCGGCGTCAGCACTTCTCCCGCCGTGCCGGGCGCGCATCACCTGACGACGGCCAGCTTCCGCTTCGATACCCTCGCACCGGGCGCACTCACGCTGGGCCTGCTCGATTTCCGCAGTGCCGGCATCGGGTTCACCGAGCTCGAGCTGATCGTCAGCAACCATGGCAGCGAGCTGTTCTCGTGGACGTTCGACAGTCTCGCCGCCGCCCAGGCCTTCTTCGATGACAACGTGCTCGACCTGGGCATGCTCGGCGCCGGCAGCCAGGACATCCTGATCGCCGCCGATTTCACCTTCGGCGCCTCTGGCAGGTTCGACTTCGACTACGTGCTCGGCGCCCAAGGCCTGGCACCGGTGCCGGAACCGCAGGTGTGGATGCTGATGCTGCTGGGGTTGACGGTGTTGCTGGTGCGCGCGAGACCCGCGCGGCGTTAAGCCCGCCGAGCGCATTGTGGGCGCCGGATAGGTGCGGTGCGGTGCTCGATCGGCTGGCCAGGCTGATCGAGCAGCAAGGCCGCGCGCTGGCTCCGGACCGTTGCAGTCAGGCCGCAATGCCTGTTCCCGGGATAGGTCTTTTCACCTGCGCCATGACGTCACCGTGCGGCAATGAGCGCGTTCCTTGCGCCCGATCAGAACGCGCTGCGTTTTCACTTCGTACACTCGGGGATCCCAAAATTTCCGTAGGGCATTAGCGCGGCGGCAGCAATGCCGCGCCAGGCCTGCGGCAACCATGAAAGGTCCCGCCATGCGTTCCCCGCACGATCTGGTCTTACCCTGTACTTCCCGGCGCCTGCTGCGCATTGCGCTGCCACTTCTCGCGCTGGCGATCGGCCTTGCCTGGGGTGGCGCGGCCTGGGTGCTGGCCTTGCTGGCCATGTTCATGCTCGGGCGCTCCTGCGGCCAGGCCAACACGCGATGGGGGACGGACAGCACCGCGTATGGCGTCGGTGCGGCGCTGGCCGGATTCAGGCCGGGTGAACGCGGCTGACCTGCGCAGCATTCACCCGGCTTTTTGCATGCTGCCTGCGCCGCCGGTCAGACCCGGCGGCGCTGCCTGATCAGCACCACGGACAAGCCCAGCAGCAACATCGCCCACGTGCCGGGCTCTGGTACAGGCGCGAGGTTGTCCGCTCCCAGCGCATAGTCAAAATTCGTGTGGCCGTATTCGGCACCATAGACGATATCGGCGGAGATGAAGATGTCCTGGCCGCCGGCGCCGAACGTGCCGAGCGATAGCACATTGTCGTGGAAGAACGCACTGGCCGCGGCCAGGCTGTCGAACGTATAGGTGAGGATTTCCACGCCATGGTTCGACACG belongs to Pseudoduganella albidiflava and includes:
- the eda gene encoding bifunctional 4-hydroxy-2-oxoglutarate aldolase/2-dehydro-3-deoxy-phosphogluconate aldolase, encoding MTMNLLDIMRTSAVIPVIAIDDPDHAVPLAKALVAGGIRVLEVTLRTQHGLAAIRAMSEVEGAIVGVGTLTQPEEFAAARDAGAVFGVSPGLTDALIGAAKSSGLPLLPGVMTPSEVMKAREQGFRQLKLFPAVPAGGVGMLNGIGGPLPDITFCPTGGISQENAPAFLALKNVACVGGSWLTPKDAMQAGDWAHITALAKAASALRG
- the edd gene encoding phosphogluconate dehydratase, with protein sequence MALHPVLEQVTARIIKRSRPSRGAYLAHLEAARIKGRPQRSTLACTNLAHGFAAFPANDKLVLKEVKKPSVAIVSAYNDMLSAHQPFEHFPPIIKEAVREVGAVAQFAGGVPAMCDGVTQGQPGMELSLFSRDAIAMSTAIAMSHNMFDSAVYLGVCDKIVPGLVIGALHFGHLPAVFVPAGPMTSGLSNKEKAAIRQRYAQGKATREELLEGESQSYHGPGTCTFYGTANSNQMLMEVMGLHLPGAAFITPYTELRDQLTAAAAQRAAQITELGNEYIPVGHVVDEKSIVNAIVALLATGGSTNHTLHLPAIARAAGILIDWDDFNDLSAVVPLLARIYPNGEADVNHFHAAGGTGFIIRELLDAGLLHDDVTTILGKGLRNHCKEPFLAEGGKGVVFRDSPLVSGDDKVVRTAAEPFSKDGGMVKVEGNLGRAIMKVSAVKVEHRTVEAPAIVFNSQEDFMADYKAGKLDRDFVAVIRFQGPRANGMPELHSLTPALANLQDAGRKVALVTDGRMSGASGKVPAAIHVSPEVLAGGPLGLVRDGDIITVDAVTGTLEANVPADVWHSRALAQADLTPSHIGMGRELFAMFRNSVSAAEAGAATFPLPSPIDTTVELHGGDDVGNTVPGSDEDFLAKKA